From a region of the Acomys russatus chromosome 4, mAcoRus1.1, whole genome shotgun sequence genome:
- the Slc24a5 gene encoding sodium/potassium/calcium exchanger 5: MQTKWGPNWTRRALLLGILWASAYLSVRGVSLSPRLSQVTGNSTQCAASPASEFPEGFFTKQQSTDGGIVIYFLVILYMFMAVSIVCDKYFLPSLEILSDSLGLSQDVAGATFMAAGSSAPELVTAFLGVFITKGDIGISTILGSAIYNLLGICAACGLLSNMVSALSCWPLFRDCALYAVSVGAVFGIIFDNQVYWYEGTLLLLIYALYVLLLCFDTKIKQYVMKKCRPCCSCLARAIERSEQQTLLAWEDESQLFIRRQSRTDSGIFQEDSGYSQLSLSLHGLSQVSEDPPSVFSMPEADLKRIFWVLSLPIITLLFLTTPDCRRKFWKNCFVITFFMSALWISAFTYILVWMVTVTGETLGIPDTVMGLTLLAAGTSIPDTVTSVLVARKGKGDMALSNIVGSNVFDMLCLGLPWFIKTAFTNASAPVEVNSKGLTYITISLSISIVFLFLAVHFNSWKLDRKLGVVCLVLYLGLATLSVLYELGIIGNNRIRGCGV, encoded by the exons ATGCAGACAAAATGGGGCCCAAACTGGACACGAAGGGCCCTGCTGCTCGGGATCCTCTGGGCCTCTGCATACCTGTCTGTCCGTGGTGTCTCCCTGTCCCCGAGGCTCTCACAGGTCACAG GAAACAGCACACAATGTGCCGCCTCTCCAGCATCGGAGTTTCCTGAAGGGTTCTTCACCAAGCAGCAGAGCACAGATGGAGGCATCGTCATCTACTTCCTCGTTATCCTCTACATGTTCATGGCGGTGTCTATCGTCTGTGACAAGTACTTCTTGCCCTCCCTGGAAATCCTCAGTGACT cCCTTGGACTGTCCCAGGATGTTGCAGGTGCAACTTTCATGGCAGCAGGTAGCTCCGCCCCTGAACTAGTAACTGCCTTCTTGG GTGTATTTATCACAAAGGGAGATATTGGTATCAGCACCATATTAGGATCTGCAATTTATAATCTCCTTGGCATCTGTGCTGCCTGTGGCCTACTTTCCAACATG GTTTCGGCACTCTCCTGCTGGCCCCTGTTCCGAGACTGTGCACTCTACGCAGTTAGTGTAGGAGCAGTTTTTGGCATAATATTTGACAACCAAGTTTACTG GTATGAAGGAACACTGCTACTGCTGATATATGCGCTGTATGTTTTGCTGCTGTGTTTCGACACTAAGATCAAGCAATACGTCATGAAGAAGTGCCGTCCCTGCTGTTCCTGCCTTGCCAGAGCTATAGAGAGAAGTGAACAACAGACACTGCTGGCGTGGGAAGACGAGAGCCAGCTCTTCATTCGTCGGCAGTCAAGGACAGACAGTGGAATATTTCAGGAAGATTCTGGTTACTCTCAACTCTCTCTAAGTTTACATGGTCTTAGTCAGGTTTCGGAAG ATCCACCAAGTGTTTTCAGCATGCCTGAAGCGGACTTAAAAAGAATCTTTTGGGTACTCTCTCTTCCTATTATTACATTACTTTTTCTGACAACACCAGACTGCAGAAGAAAGTTTTGGAAAAATTGCTTTGTGATAACCTTTTTCATGTCTGCACTATGGATATCTGCATTCACATACATCCTGGTTTGGATGGTCACAGTAACAG GAGAAACACTGGGAATTCCAGACACAGTAATGGGCCTTACTTTATTGGCAGCAGGTACAAGCATACCAGACACAGTCACAAGTGTGTTAGTTGCAAGAAAAG GTAAAGGAGACATGGCTCTATCTAACATCGTGGGATCCAATGTGTTTGATATGCTATGCCTAGGTCTTCCCTGGTTTATTAAGACTGCATTTACGAATGCATCTGCTCCTGTAGAAGTGAACAGCAAGGGACTCACTTACATAACCATCTCTCTCAGCATTTCAATTGTTTTTCTGTTCCTAGCAGTTCATTTTAATAGCTGGAAACTAGACCGAAAGTTGGGGGTGGTCTGCCTAGTATTATACTTAGGACTTGCTACCTTATCAGTTCTATATGAACTTGGAATTATTGGAAATAACAGAATAAGGGGCTGTGGAGTTTGA